The following is a genomic window from Amycolatopsis sp. BJA-103.
GGTGTTCGCGGTCGGCTGGGTGGTGCTGAACCGCACCACGTTCGGCCGCCGCACCTTCGCCGTCGGCGGCAACGCCGAGGCGTCGCGCCTGGCGGGCATCAACGTCAAGCGGCACACCGCACTCGTCTACGGCGTCGCCGGCCTGTGTTGTGGCATCGCCGCGCTGATGGTCGTCGCCCGCACCACCGCGGGCGCCTCGACCAACGGCATGCTCTACGAACTCGACGCCATCGCGGCGGTCGTCATCGGCGGCACGCTGCTCACCGGCGGCCGCGGCTCGCTCATCGGCACCCTGATCGGCGTGCTGATCTTCACCGTGCTGTCCAACATCTTCACGCTCAACAACCTGGACACCGACATCCAGAACATCGCCAAGGGCGTGATCATCGTGCTGGCCGCGCTGCTCCAGTTCCGCTCCGTAAAGAAAACCAAGACGAGTACTTGATCACCGTGGATGGAGAGTCGTCATGACCGAACAATCCCTGCACCGCCGCCGTTTCCTGCTGGGAGGCGCGGCCGTCGGAGCGGGTGCGCTGCTGACCGCGTGCACCTCGAACGAGGCACCGGCGCAGAACAACGCCGCCAACGTGGCCAACGCCGGGGCCAACTCGCAGCCCGGAACCCCGGTCACCATCGGGTTCTCGGCGCCGGCCGCGGACCACGGCTGGATGGCCGCCATCACGAAGAACGCCCGCGCGCAGGCGCAGAAGTTCAGTGAGGTCACGCTCAACGCGACCGAGGGCACCAACGACGTCAACCAGCAGATCTCCCAGGTGGAGACGCTGATCAACGCCAAGGTCAACGTCCTGGTGATCCTGCCGTTCGACGGCAAGGCGCTCACCGCGGTCGGCCAGCAGGCGATGGACGCCGGTATCCAGGTGATCAACCTCGACCGCGTCTTCGACACCCCGCTCGCGTACCGCACCTGGATCGGTGGCGACAACTACCGGATGGGCGTCAACGCCGGGAACTACATCGCCCAGCAGATGAAGGCGAAGAACATCGCGAGCCCCGTGATCGGCGAGGTCGCCGGGATCGACTCGCTGCCGCTGACCCAGGAACGCAGCAAGGGCTTCAAGGACGCCTTGGCGCGTCAGGGTTTCGCGGTCGGCCCGCGGGTCTCCGCGGAGTTCACGCCGGAGTCGGGCGAGAAGCAGACGTCGAACCTGCTGCAGTCCGCGCCCAAACTGGACGCGCTGTGGAACCACGACGACGACCAGGGGGTCGGGGTCATCGCGGCGATCAACAACGCCAACCGCAAGAACTTCCTGATGGTCGGCGGCGCCGGGTCGAAGAACGCGATGAACCTGATCAAGTCCGACGCCGAGCCGCTGAAGGCGACGGTGCTCTACAGCCCGTCGATGGCGTCTTCGGCGATCTCGCTCGCGCGGTTGCTCGGCCAGGGCAAGGGCGCCGGTGACTTCGCCGAGCACGAGATCCCCGCCGAGATCACCACGTACTCCGCGGTGGTCACCAAGGAGAACGTCGACAAGTACATGGACGTCGGCTTCGACTCGTAGGGCCCGCAATCCCGACACGAGCACAAGCGCGCGCCTCTGTACGGCCGGAGGCCTCGGCTTTGCGGAGGCGGGCCGCCCGGTACGGCTGAGTGACTGGCCAGCCAAGGTCGCGGCCCGGCTGCGGAAAGGCGAAAGCGCGCTTGAGAGACACAGCACCTAGGAGGGGCATGAGCACGGCAAAGGAAACGATCGGGATCGGCATGGTGGGCCACGCGTTCATGGGTGCGGTGCATTCGCACGCGTGGCGCAGTGTGCACCGGTTCTTCACACCGCCGCTGATCCCGAGACTCGCCGTGCTCGGCGGCCGTGACGAGGTGCGGGCGAAGGCCGCGGCGGAAAGGTTCGGCTGGGAAGACGTCGAGACGGACTGGCGCGCGCTGATCGCCCGTGACGACGTCGACCTGGTCGACATCTGCACCCCGGGCGACAGCCACGCCGAGATCGCGATCGCCGCGCTCGAGGCCGGGAAGCACGTGCTGTGCGAGAAACCGCTGGCCAACACCCTCGCCGAAGCCGAAGCGATGGCCGAGGCGGCGGCGAAGGCCCGTGCGAACGGCGTCCGGTCGATGGTGGCGTTCAACTACCGCCGGGTGCCCGCGCTCGCGCACGCCAGGAAGCTGGTCGCGAGCGGGGCGCTCGGCGAGATCCGGCACGTGCGGTCGGTCTACCTGCAGGACTGGCTGTCCGATCCGGCGTCGCCGATGACCTGGCGGCTGCACAAGGACAAGGCGGGCTCGGGCGCGCTGGGCGATCTCGGCGCGCACATCGTCGACGCGGCCCAGTTCGTCACCGGTGACACGATCACCGGGGTTTCCGCGCTCACCAACACCTTCGTCAAGGAACGGCCGGACGGCGACGGCGGCACCGGCCAGGTCACGGTCGACGACACCGCCCTGTTCCTCGGCCGGTTCACCGGCGGCGCGGTGGCGAGCTTCGAGGCGACCCGGTTCGCACTGGGCCGCAAGAACGCGATGCGGCTGGAGATCAACGGGTCGAAGGCGAGCCTCGCGTTCGACTTCGAATCGATGAACGAACTGTCCTGGTTCGACGGTGGCCAGCCCGCCACCGAAGCGGGGTTCCGCCGGATCCTGGTCACCGAACCCGAGCACCCGTACGTCGGGGTGTGGTGGCCGCCGGGGCATCTCCTCGGCTACGAGCACACCTTCACCAACGAGGTCGCCGACCTGCTCACCGCGATCGGCGACGGCACGGATCCCGAACCGTCCTTCGAGGACGGGTTGAGGGTCCAGCAGGTCTTGGACGCGGTCGAACGCAGCGCGTCCGAAGAGTCCCGTTGGACCGCTGTGCCCGGCGTCACTGCGAGGGGGAGTAACTGAGAAGTAGATCCAGCCGAAAGTCGCATGGACGTACATCAGTGCGACTTGGTTCGATCCGAAACGTCCGACCATCCGATGGTGAACACAGTTGGCGTTTTCGGGTTCTGGAAAGGTGGAGAAATGCCTGCTCACGAGCGTACGGGCATCTGGTTGATCGGGGCGAGGGGGTCTGTCGCCACGACCGCGGCGGTGGGCCTGCTCGCCCTCCGCGCGGGGGTGACGGGCGGTGGCGGTTGCGTCACCGAACTGCCCGATTTCGCCGGGGTTCCGTTGCCGGGCTGGGACGATCTGGTCCTCGGCGGGCACGACATCGTGCACACCCCGCTGGAGAAGCGCGCCGAACAGCTGGCGCACGCCGGCGTGTTCGGGCACTCGGTGTTCTCGGCGGTCCGGTCCGGGCTGGCCGAAGTGGACGCCGAGATCCGCGACGGCTACCACCCGGCGACGCATACGGGTGCCCAGTCCGACGCGGCCGCCCGGCTCACCGCGGACATCCGAGCTTTCGCCGACCGGCACGACCTCGCGCGGGTCGTCGTGGTCAACGTGTCCTCCACCGAGGCTCCGTGTCCCCACCTGCCCGAACACGACGACCTCGACGCGCTCGAAACGGCCATGGCCGATCCGGCGCGGGCGGTACTGCCGTCCAGCTCGCTTTCGGCCTACTCGGCACTGAAAGCGGGGGCTCCGTACGTCGAGTTCACGCCGTCGGCCGGGATCACCCTGCCCGCGCTGCGCGAGCTCGCCGAGCGGGAAGGCCTGCCGTACGCGGGTTCCGACGGCAAGACCGGCGAGACCCTGCTCCGCACCGTCCTCGCGCCGATGTTCAGCGCGCGGGCGCTGAAGGTCCGCTCCTGGGCGGGCACCAACCTCCTCGGCGGCGGAGACGGCGAGACCCTGGCCGACCCGGTGACCGCGAACAGCAAGCTGGAATCGAAGGCACGCGGGCTCGCCGCGCTGCTCGGCGAGGACGTCACCGCGCCGCTGCACATCGACAACGTGCCCGACCTCGGCGAGGTCAAGACCGCGTGGGATCACGTGTCGTTCGAGGGTTTCCTCGGCGCGCGCATGAGCCTGCAGTTCACCTGGACCGGCTACGACTCCGCGCTCGCGGCGCCGCTGATCCTCGACCTCGCCCGCCTGGTCACCACCGCGCACGCCGCCGGCCAGAGCGGCGCGCTGACCGAACTCGGCTTCTTCTTCAAGGACCCGCTGGGCAGCGACGAGCACCGCTTCGCCGAGCAGTCCGCCCGCCTGATCACCTGGGCGGCCGCCCTGTGAAGGCTTACGTAGAACTCGTGCGGGCGCCCGCCGCGCTCACGGTGCTCGGTGACACGGTCGCCGGGTCCGCCGCGGCGGGGCTCAAGATGACCGGGCGACGGCTGCTGCTGCCGCTGTCCTCGGTCGCCTTCTACTGGGCCGGGATGGCCCTCAACGACTGGGCGGACCGGGAGCTCGACGCCGTGGAGCGTCCCGAGCGGCCGATCCCGTCCGGGCGGGTGAGCGCAGGCGCGGCGCTCACCACCGGCGCCACGCTGACCGCGGCCGGGCTCGGCCTGGCCGCGCTCGGCGGCGGCCGCCAGGCGATGAAGGTCGCCGTCCCGCTCGCGGCCGCGGTGTGGGCCTACGACACCGTGCTCAAGCCGACCCCGGCCGGACCGGTGGCGATGGCGGCCTGCCGCACGCTCGACGTCCTGCTGGGCGCGGGCTTTGAAACTCGCCGTGCTCTCACCGCCGCGGCGGCCGTGGGGGTCCACACGCTCGGCGTCACCGCGTTGTCCACCGGGGAGGTCCACGGTGGAAGCCCGGCGACGGCCCGTGCCGCGCTCGCCACGAGCTGTGCGGCGACAACGTTGGCATTGAGCGGTCCGGCCCGCGGTGGCTGGCACCGCGCGGCGTCTTTGGCGGCCGGTTCGGGCTACGCGGGTCTGGTCGGCAGGGCGCAGGCGGACGCCGTCCGCGATCCGTCGGCGAAGTCCGTGCGCTCGGCGACCAAGTCCGGCATCCACGGCATGGTCCCGCTGCAGGCGGCGGTGACGGCCAAGGGCTCGGTACTGGGGGCCGCGCTGGTCGCGGCCGCGCTGCCGATCGCCCGCAAGCTGTCGCGGAAGGTGAGCCCCACATGAGTTTCTCCCTGGGATACGGCACCAACGGGTTCTCCAACCACCGGCTCGACGACGCGCTCGCCGTCATCGCGGACCTCGGGTACACCGGGGTCGCGCTGACGCTGGACCACGACCATCTCGACCCGTTCGCCGACGATCTGGCGCGACAGGTCGATCACGTGGCCTCCCGGCTTTCGGCGCTCGGCCTGAACCGGGTCGTCATCGAGACGGGCGCGCGGTACCTGCTCGACCCATGGCGCAAGCACTCGCCGACGCTGCTGTCGGACGACCCCGCGCTCCGGATCGACTTCCTGGCGAAGGCTTTGCAGATCGCTGGGGACCTCGGGGCGGACTGCGTTTCCTTCTGGTCGGGTGTGTCCACTATGGACAACGGTGTGGCCTGGTCGCGGTTGCGTGAGGGTGTCGCGGCGGTCCTGGAGCACGCCGCGCGGCTGAACGTGCGGCTGGCGATGGAACCCGAGCCCGGTCACCTCGTGCAGCATCTCGGCCAGGTCCTGGATCTGCGCAAGGAGCTCGGCGAACCGGAACTGTTCGGTGTCACGCTCGACGTCGGGCACTGCGTCGCCGTCGAGCCGGTGGACGCGGCGGAATGCGTCCGCCTCGCCGGTCCGCTGCTGTGGAACGTGCAGCTGGACGACATGCTGCCGAAGGTCCACGAGCATCTGGAGTTCGGTGACGGGCAGCTGGATCTGCCCGCGACGCTGGCCGCACTGAGCGAGATCGGCTACACCGGGCTGGCCGCGGTCGAACTGCCGCGGCACAGTCACGCCGCGCCGGACACCGCGCGACGCGCCTTCGAGGCGTTGACCGCGGCGCTGCCGGAGGACACCTGGCTGACCAAGGCGGAAAGCCGGATCCGGGAGAAGCCGTCGGTCATCGGTTCGCTCTTCCCGGCCGTCGGCCGTGAGGTCGGGCGGACGGCGCTCCAGCCCGAAACCGATCCGCAGGGCTTGGTCCACGGCACCGTCGACGACGCGGCCCGCTCGCGGCTGATCGGGGTGCTGTCCCGTCAGCTGCCCCCGGTGGACCTGGCGGTCGAACTGGGCGAGCTGTACCGGTACGGCGACGACGCCGAGCGGCGCGGGGTCCTGCGCGGGCTGAACAAGCTCGTCCAGGACGGATCCCTCGACGAGAAGGTCAGCGGAGCCGGGCAACTGCTCGTCGCCGATGCCCTGCGGGCCAACGACATCCGGCTCGTCGCCGCGGCCATGGGCGCCTTCGCGGCGCGTCACCTGGAACCGCACACGTGGCGGCACGGTGTCCTGAAATGCGTTTTCGTCGGCGTTCCCCTCGCCGCCGTCGCGGAGCTCGAAACCCGCGCGGACGACGAGCTGAGGCGCATGCTCGCCGATTTCGCCGACGAACGCAGGGCGGCCGGACGTGACGTTCCCGCCGACGCCCTCTCATTGCTCAAGGAAGGCCACTGACCGTGCGCATCTTCGATCCCCACATCCACATGTCCTCCCGGACCACCGACGACTACGAAGCCATGTACGCGGCAGGCGTCCGCGCGCTGGTCGAACCCGCGTTCTGGCTGGGGCAGCCGCGCACCAGCGTCGGCTCGTACACCGACTACTTCGACGCGCTCATCGGCTGGGAACGGTTCCGCGCCGCCCAGTTCGGCATCCGGCACCACTGCACGATCGCGCTGAACCCCAAGGAGGCCAACGACCCTCGCTGCCGTGAGGTACTCGACGTGCTCCCGAGGTACCTGGCCAAGGACGGCGTCGTCGCGGTCGGCGAGGTCGGCTACGACTCGATGACCAAGGAAGAGGACGAGGTCTTCGCGCGGCAGCTGGCGATGGCCCTCGAACACGATCTGCCGGTGATGGTGCACACCCCGCACCGCGACAAGCTCGAGGGGACCAAACGCACCCTCGACGTCGTCCGGGAAGCGGGTATCGCGCCGGAGCGCGTCATCGTCGACCACCTCAACGAAGTCACCGTCAAGCTGGTCAAGGATTCCGGCGCCTGGATGGGTTTCTCCATCTACCCGGACACCAAGATGGACGAGCACCGCATGGTCGAGATCCTGCGCCAGTACGGCCTCGACAAGATGATCGTCAACTCGGCCGCCGACTGGGGCCGCTCGGATCCCTTGAAGACCGCCAAAACCGGTCAGGCGATGCTCGACGGCGGGTTCACCGACGCCGACGTCGACAAGGTGCTGTGGCAGAACCCGGTCGCCTTCTACGACCAGAGCGGGCGGCTCACCCTCGACCCGCTGCCCGGTTTCACCGGTGAGGCGGAGACGTTCGAGGGCAACTCGGTCCTGCGAGGTGCCCGCAAATGATCTCCTACTGCACGAACGTCCACCCCGCCGAGGACGTCGACGGCATCGTCGCGCAGCTGGAGCGGTACGCGCTCCAGGTGCGTGAGCGGCTGGGCGCCGACAAGCTCGGCGTCGGACTGTGGCTCTCCGCACCGGTCGCGCGCGGACTCGCCGACGACGCCGGAGCGCGCAAGGCCTTCCGCGCCGAGTTGGACGCGCGCGGGCTCAGCGTCTACACGCTGAACGCGTTCCCGTACGGCGGCTTCCACGACGAGGTCGTCAAGCACGCGGTTTATCGTCCTTTGTGGACGGAAAGCGAACGGGTCGCCTACACGATCGACTGTGTGACCGTGCTCGCGGATCTGCTCGCCGAGGACGCCACGTACGGCAGTATCTCCACCCTGCCGCTGGCTTGGCGCGAGCCGTGGACCGACCACGACGACCACGCCGCGGCCACGGCGTTCGAACAGGTCGTCCGGGCGATCCGGACCACCGGTGACCGGCCGATCCGGCTGGCCGTCGAACCCGAACCCGGCTGCGTGCTCGACACGGTGGCAGACGCGCTGGGCTGGCTCTCGGGCCGCGTCGACCCGGAGTACGTCGGGCTGTGCCTGGACACCTGTCACCTCGCGGTGTCGTTCGCCGATCCGGCGGAGACCCTCAAGGCGATCGCGGAGTCCGAGGTGGACATCGTCAAGGTCCAGGCCTCCGCGGCGCTGCACGTCGAAAAGCCCGCCGAGGCGGCGGAAGCCCTGGCCACTTTCGCCGAACCGCGCTATCTGCACCAGGTGCGGGAGCTCGGCGCGGACGGTGTCGTGCACAAGGCCGACGATCTGCCCGAGGCCTGGACGGAATTGCCGGGGGAGGGCCCGTGGCGCGTGCACTTCCACATGCCGCTGCACCAGGCCCCGGCCGCGCCGCTCGCCACCACGACCGACGTCCTGCGCACGGTCGCCGCCGGGCTGCCCGGCGAACCGCATATCGAGGTCGAGACCTACACCTGGAGCGTGCTCCCGGACGCGGGCGACCTCGTCGGCGGGATCGCCGCCGAACTCGAATGGGCCAAGGCGAACCTTGTCCGGGAAGGGGTTTCCGCGTGAAGCCGCTGGTCGTCATCGACGTCGTCGGGCTCACCCCGAAGGCGTTGCGGGACATGCCGAACCTGTCCGCCGTCGCCCGCGACGGCTGGCAGGCCGAACTGGGCACGGTGCTGCCCGCCGTCACCTGCAGCGCGCAGTCGACCTTCCTCACCGGGCTCATGCCCGCGCAGCACGGGATCGTCGGCAACGGCTGGTACTTCCGGGAACTCGGCGAGATCTTCCTGTGGCGCCAGCACAACCGTCTCGTCGGCGGCGAGAAGCTGTGGGAGACCGCGCGGGCGGCGCACCCCGGCTACACGTCGGCGAACGTGTGCTGGTGGTACGCGATGGGGATGAGCACCGACGTCACGGTGACGCCGAGGCCGATCTACCACGCCGACGGCCGCAAGTCGCCGGACGCCTACGTGCGCCCGCCGGAACTGCACGATCAGCTGACCGGCGCGCTGGGGGAGTTCCCGCTCTTCCAGTACTGGGGCCCGACGGCGTCGATCAAGTCGAGCAAGTGGGTGATCGGCGCGTCGCGGCAGATCCTGCGCGAGAAGCGGCCCGATCTGCTGCTGACCTACGTCCCGCATCTGGACTACGACCTGCAGCGCTTCGGCCCGGACGCTCCCCAGGCGGCGCTGGCCGCGCGGGAGCTGGACACCGCGCTCGCGCCGCTGCTCGACGACGCCCGCAACGCCGGGGCGACCGTGGTCGTGCTCAGCGAGTACGGCATCACCAACGTGGAGCGCCCCGTCGACATCAACCGGGCGCTGCGCCGCGAGGGTCTGCTGGAGGTCTACACCCAGGCGGGGATGGAGTACCTCGACCCGTGGGCGTCGCGCGCGTTCGCCGTCGCCGACCACCAGGTGGCACACGTCTACGTCCGCGACTCCACCGACGTGGAGCGGGTCCGCTCGATCGTCAGCGAGCTGACCGGCGTCGACGAGGTCCTCGACCGCGAGGCGCAGGCGAAGTACGGGATCGACCACGAACGCGCCGGCGAACTCGTCGCGGTCGCGGAGCCGGACTCGTGGTTCACCTACTACTACTGGCTCGACGACGAGCGGAAGCCCGACTTCGCGCGCGGCGTCGAGATCCACCGCAAACCGGGTTACGACCCCGCCGAACTGTTCTTCGATCCGGAGGACAAGTTCGCCAAGGCGCGGGCCGGGCTCAACCTGGCGAAGAAGTTCGCCGGGCTCCGGTACGCGATGGACGTCGTCCCGACCGACCCGCGCTGGGTGCGCGGCTCACACGGACGGCTGCCGGATTCCACAGAGGACGGTCCGGTGCTGCTGTGCAGCGATCCGGCCTTCCAGCCGTCCGGCCGGGTGGGGGCGACCGACGTGCATCCGCTGCTGTTGTCCCTGCAGGGCCTGAAGTGAGGGCGCCGGAGATGGCATCGCCAGGTCGTGTCGCGAAAGCCACTTACGCGACGTTTGATGTCCCGAAAGTGGCTTTCGGGACGCCTCACGCCAGCTCGGTGACGAGAGGTTCTCGGTACAGCGGGTCGTGAGTGGTAAGTGGCGTTAGAACGTCACTTACCACTCACGACCACCCCGACCCCCCACCCGCCGCCACCCTTCCCGCCCGCCCATCCACCCACCCACCTCACGAAAGGCGCTCTCCACCTAGCTTTCACCGCACTCCGTTCCTTGATCGCCGCCGCTCATCGAAAGGATCGCTACAGCCATGTCCTTAAAACGACGGCTCGGCGTGCTCGTCACGTCGATGGTCACCGCTCTGACAGGCTTCGCGCTACCGATGTCCACCGCATCGGCGCACGAAGCGGCGACGGTGCTCGTGTTCTCCAAGACCGCGGGCTTCCGGCACGATTCGATCCCCGACGGGGTCAAGGCGATCAAGGAACTGGGTGCGCAGAACCACTTCGGAGTGGAAGCCACCGAGGACGCGGCGGCCTTCACCGACGCGAACCTCAAGCGCTTCAATGCGGTGATCTGGCTTTCCACCACCGGTGACGTGCTGAACGCGGACCAGCAGGCCGCGTTCGAACGGTACGTGAAGGGAGGCGGCGGGTACGTGGGCGTGCACGCCGCCTCCGACACCGAATACGACTGGCCCTGGTACGGACAGCTGGTCGGGGCGTACTTCAAGTCCCACCCGCAGATCCAGAAGGCGAACGTCAAGGTCGAGGACCACTCCCACGTGTCCACTGTGGACCTCCCGGAGACCTGGCCGCGGACCGACGAGTGGTACAACTACCGCCAGAATCCGCGCAGCAATGTCCACGTGCTGGCGAGCCTCGACGAGAAGAGCTACCAGCCCGGTGACGGCGCGATGGGCGACCACCCGATCGCCTGGTGCCACGAGAACTCCGGCGGCCGCTCCTGGTACACCGGCGGCGGGCACACCAAGGAGTCCTACCGCGAACCGGCGTTCCGCAAGCACCTGGCGGGCGGGATCAAGTACGCCACCAAGCTGAGCGAAGCGGGCTGCGCCAAGACCCAGGAAGACCCGGTCGACGCGGACTTCGACCAGATCACCCTGGCCAAGGGCGAGGAGAAGACCGGCGAGCCGATCGCGCTCTCCGTCCTGCCCAACCGCGACGTCCTGCACACCTCGCGTGACGGCCGCGTCTGGTACACCAGCTCCGCCGCGACGACCAAACTGGCCGCGACGATCCCCGTCTACAACCACGACGAGGACGGCCTGCAGGGTGTCGCGATCGACCCGGACTTCGCCAAGAACCGCTGGGTCTACCTGTACTACGCGCCCAAGCTGACCACCCCGGCCGGTGACGCGCCGCAGAACGGCACCCCGGCCGACTTCGCCCCGTTCAAGGGCTACAACCAGCTTTCGCGGTTCAAGCTCACCACCGACAACAACCTGGACCTCGCCAGCGAGCAGAAGATCCTGCAGGTCCCGGCCGAACGCGGCATCTGCTGCCACGCCGGCGGCGAGATCGACTTCGACGCGCAGGGCAACCTGTATCTGTCCACAGGGGACGATTCCAACCCGTTCTCCTCCGACGGGTTCACCCCGATCGACGAGCGCGCCGACCGTAACCCGGTCTACGACGCGCAGCGCACCTCCGGCAACACCAACGACCTGCGCGGCAAGGTGCTGCGGATCAAGGTCGACGCCAAGGGCAAGTACACCGTGCCCAAGGGCAACCTGTTCCCGAAGGGCAAGGCCAAGACCAAGCCCGAGATCTACGCGATGGGCTTCCGCAACCCGTTCCGGTTCGCCGTCGATCGTAAGACCGGCTGGCTCCACCTCGCCGATTACGGCCCCGACGCCGGTGCGGCCGACCCCAAGCGCGGTCCCGGTGGCACGGTCGAGTTCAACCTGATCAAGAAGCCGGGCAACTTCGGCTGGCCGTACTGCGTCGGGGACAACCAGCCGTTCATCGACTACGACTTCGCCACCAAGCAGTCCGGCGCCGCCTTCGACTGCGCCAAGCCGAAGAACACCAGCCCGCGCAACACCGGGCTCACCGACTTGCCGCCGGTCGAGAAGGCCTGGATCCCCTACGACGGCGGCTCGGTGCCCGAGTTCGGCACGGGTCCGGAATCCCCGATGGGCGGCCCGGTCTACCAGTACGACGCGAAGAACCCGTCGCAGACGAAGTTCCCGGAGTACTTCAACGGCAAGACCTTCGCCTACGAGTGGGAACGCAGCTGGATCAAGGAGATCACCGTCGGACCGAACGGCGAACGCGGTGCCATCAAGCCGTTCTTCGACTCGATGGACCTGGTCCGCCCGATGAACATCGAATTCGGGCCGGACGGCGCGATGTACGTCCTCGACTACGGCACCGGCTACTTCGGCGGCTCCAAGGAATCCGCGGTCTACCGGGTCGACTACACCAAGGGACGCCGGACGCCGGTGGCCCAGGTGACCGCGGACAAGA
Proteins encoded in this region:
- a CDS encoding ThuA domain-containing protein yields the protein MVTALTGFALPMSTASAHEAATVLVFSKTAGFRHDSIPDGVKAIKELGAQNHFGVEATEDAAAFTDANLKRFNAVIWLSTTGDVLNADQQAAFERYVKGGGGYVGVHAASDTEYDWPWYGQLVGAYFKSHPQIQKANVKVEDHSHVSTVDLPETWPRTDEWYNYRQNPRSNVHVLASLDEKSYQPGDGAMGDHPIAWCHENSGGRSWYTGGGHTKESYREPAFRKHLAGGIKYATKLSEAGCAKTQEDPVDADFDQITLAKGEEKTGEPIALSVLPNRDVLHTSRDGRVWYTSSAATTKLAATIPVYNHDEDGLQGVAIDPDFAKNRWVYLYYAPKLTTPAGDAPQNGTPADFAPFKGYNQLSRFKLTTDNNLDLASEQKILQVPAERGICCHAGGEIDFDAQGNLYLSTGDDSNPFSSDGFTPIDERADRNPVYDAQRTSGNTNDLRGKVLRIKVDAKGKYTVPKGNLFPKGKAKTKPEIYAMGFRNPFRFAVDRKTGWLHLADYGPDAGAADPKRGPGGTVEFNLIKKPGNFGWPYCVGDNQPFIDYDFATKQSGAAFDCAKPKNTSPRNTGLTDLPPVEKAWIPYDGGSVPEFGTGPESPMGGPVYQYDAKNPSQTKFPEYFNGKTFAYEWERSWIKEITVGPNGERGAIKPFFDSMDLVRPMNIEFGPDGAMYVLDYGTGYFGGSKESAVYRVDYTKGRRTPVAQVTADKTSGQAPLTVKFDPAGTNDPDGGALTYAWDFDGNGTTDSTEAGPVSHTYTANGQYTAKLSVTDPTGLTGAASTVVTVGNTAPVVTLKTPVNGSVFSFGDTVPFKVEVTDAEDNPIDCSKVTVEYILGHEGHGHPLSRATGCEGTIATPADEGHGADANVFGVINASYTDNGANGVPALTGEAESLLQPKLKQAEFYTQSSGIEVVGHDGASGGKRVGHIEAGDWIKFDPVNLVGVRGIGYRVSSGGAGGTIEVRSGAVDGPLVQTVTVANTGGWDTYADIPASAITDPGGTGSLFLVFKGGSGGLFDVDAINFEEN